From one Dehalobacter sp. 12DCB1 genomic stretch:
- a CDS encoding Nif3-like dinuclear metal center hexameric protein: MAVSVGQVEQLIEKIAPRSWAEDWDNPGLLVGSSAQRVNKMLLTLDGTMEAVEEAVSEKAELIISHHPLLFKPLKNLRMDNQAALVPLLLFRNGISFYAAHTNLDQSYLSSSLMFAKMLGLQKTEFLETTSAEKLIKIVTFVPEEHVETIRKALTTEGVGSGITDGEHSDAYSECFFQTNGEGMFRALDGAEPTIGKVGELIRVPEIRLESIVEERSLGRAVKALHKAHPYEEPAYDLIPLRNTGKPRGYGVIGTLPKPVRLADLWEGFLKQLTEKYGHDCSSVRLAGDPDRKIKKIAILNGSGSSFVAKAAFKGADLYITGEIGYHNVLDCLESGMAVGELGHFLSEIPMIHALYDYIRADRTMDDVELVISAASKVPWLKRG; the protein is encoded by the coding sequence ATGGCTGTATCAGTAGGCCAGGTTGAACAACTTATCGAAAAGATAGCGCCGCGTTCCTGGGCAGAAGACTGGGACAATCCTGGACTCCTGGTCGGCAGCAGCGCCCAGCGCGTCAATAAGATGCTACTGACGCTGGACGGAACCATGGAAGCCGTCGAAGAAGCTGTTTCGGAAAAAGCTGAACTGATTATTTCCCACCACCCGCTGCTGTTTAAACCGCTGAAGAATCTCCGAATGGACAACCAGGCGGCATTGGTTCCCCTTTTGCTTTTCCGCAATGGGATCTCATTTTATGCTGCCCACACGAATCTGGATCAGTCGTATCTGTCATCGAGCCTGATGTTTGCGAAAATGCTCGGACTGCAGAAAACAGAGTTCCTGGAAACCACCTCTGCTGAGAAACTGATCAAGATCGTCACCTTTGTTCCGGAAGAACACGTCGAGACTATCCGGAAGGCTCTGACCACCGAAGGCGTCGGCAGTGGAATTACCGATGGCGAGCACAGTGATGCCTACAGCGAATGTTTCTTTCAGACGAACGGTGAAGGCATGTTCCGGGCGCTGGACGGAGCCGAGCCGACTATAGGAAAAGTTGGAGAGCTGATCAGAGTGCCCGAGATCCGACTCGAGAGCATTGTCGAAGAGCGCAGCCTTGGCAGGGCGGTGAAGGCTTTGCATAAGGCACATCCGTATGAAGAGCCCGCTTACGACCTGATACCACTCCGGAATACCGGAAAACCCAGAGGATACGGGGTGATCGGAACATTACCGAAACCTGTCAGACTAGCTGATTTGTGGGAAGGATTTCTGAAACAGCTTACGGAGAAGTATGGCCATGACTGTTCTTCAGTGCGATTGGCAGGAGATCCTGACAGAAAGATCAAAAAAATTGCCATATTAAATGGCAGCGGAAGCAGTTTTGTGGCGAAGGCTGCCTTTAAAGGCGCTGATTTATATATCACAGGGGAAATCGGCTACCATAACGTGCTGGATTGTCTCGAATCAGGTATGGCCGTTGGTGAGCTCGGGCATTTTCTTAGCGAAATCCCAATGATCCATGCGCTTTACGATTATATTAGAGCCGATCGAACAATGGATGACGTAGAACTGGTTATCAGCGCGGCGAGCAAAGTGCCGTGGTTGAAACGTGGATAA
- a CDS encoding class I SAM-dependent methyltransferase — MISGQQDNKLENKTAIKLGSRLETIASLVPAGARVGDIGTDHAYLPVYLVQAGVICQAIGVDVHRGPYKSAVENVKAYGLQDNIQVRQGDGLIPLESGEVDTLVIAGMGGVTILEILATKPDVLQSVQTLILQPQGAENRVRFELLSEGWRLSEECLTEEDGRLYTVICLSRSEGLDREEVEQRMKQIIQDIAADCTGVPALEAAKDLEQMLRNFIWQLGPLIIERKEPRLNDIIADTTSNLKRVVLEMMRTNRAAVSQKAEQIRQEIAMMEVIKKWLYQ; from the coding sequence ATGATTTCAGGACAACAAGATAATAAGCTGGAAAATAAAACGGCTATAAAGCTTGGCTCCCGCCTGGAGACAATTGCGTCACTGGTGCCCGCCGGCGCCAGAGTTGGGGATATCGGTACGGATCACGCCTATCTGCCTGTCTATCTGGTACAGGCCGGAGTGATTTGCCAGGCGATCGGGGTAGATGTCCACAGAGGGCCTTATAAATCTGCCGTTGAGAATGTCAAAGCCTATGGACTGCAGGACAACATTCAGGTCCGGCAGGGAGACGGCCTGATTCCGCTGGAGTCCGGAGAAGTCGATACATTGGTCATTGCCGGTATGGGAGGTGTGACGATCCTTGAAATACTAGCCACGAAGCCGGACGTACTGCAGAGCGTCCAGACATTGATCCTTCAGCCGCAAGGCGCAGAAAACAGGGTTAGATTCGAACTGCTTTCCGAGGGTTGGAGGCTGAGCGAAGAATGTCTGACAGAAGAAGACGGCAGGCTGTATACCGTCATTTGCCTGTCCCGCTCAGAAGGCCTGGATAGAGAGGAAGTCGAGCAGCGGATGAAGCAGATCATTCAGGATATTGCTGCGGACTGTACCGGAGTGCCTGCGTTGGAAGCAGCAAAGGATCTGGAACAGATGCTGCGTAATTTTATCTGGCAACTCGGACCGCTGATCATTGAACGCAAAGAACCCCGGTTAAACGACATCATTGCCGACACTACGAGCAATCTCAAAAGAGTCGTTCTGGAAATGATGCGCACAAACAGGGCTGCAGTTTCCCAGAAAGCAGAACAGATCAGGCAGGAAATCGCCATGATGGAGGTAATAAAAAAATGGCTGTATCAGTAG
- the rpoD gene encoding RNA polymerase sigma factor RpoD, whose amino-acid sequence MAKNNKKQFVANYPLEGENSVTVDEMKKENVSTLIELGKTKGNLTYDEIANALQKVDLSEDQIEEIYDQLSGLGIDVVDDSVEVVIDKETKDLADEIASETDIDLSIPEGVGIDDPVRMYLKEIGRVPLLTAEDEIELALKMEAGDEMAKRRLAEANLRLVVSIAKRYVGRGMLFLDLIQEGNLGLIKAVEKFDYRKGFKFSTYATWWIRQAITRAIADQARTIRIPVHMVETINKLIRVNRQLLQELGRDPTPDETAKVMEIPEERVREILKIAQEPVSLETPIGEEEDSHLGDFIPDEDAPAPSEAASFILLKEQLEEVLETLTPREEKVLRLRFGLDDGRTRTLEEVGQEFGVTRERIRQIEAKALRKLRHPSRSKKLKDYLD is encoded by the coding sequence GTGGCGAAAAATAATAAGAAACAATTTGTTGCGAATTACCCGCTGGAAGGGGAGAATTCCGTGACCGTAGATGAAATGAAAAAGGAAAATGTCTCGACTTTAATTGAGCTGGGCAAAACCAAGGGTAATCTTACCTATGATGAGATTGCCAATGCTTTGCAGAAGGTCGACCTTTCTGAGGACCAGATTGAGGAGATCTATGACCAGCTGAGCGGGCTCGGTATTGATGTTGTTGACGACAGCGTCGAAGTGGTTATCGACAAAGAAACAAAAGATCTTGCCGACGAGATCGCCAGTGAAACAGACATTGACCTTTCCATTCCTGAAGGTGTAGGGATTGACGATCCTGTCAGGATGTACCTGAAAGAGATCGGCCGGGTTCCTTTGCTGACAGCGGAAGATGAGATTGAACTGGCTCTCAAGATGGAGGCCGGGGATGAAATGGCCAAGCGCCGTCTGGCCGAAGCAAACCTGCGTCTGGTGGTCAGTATTGCCAAACGCTATGTGGGCCGCGGCATGCTTTTTCTGGACCTGATTCAAGAGGGTAATCTTGGCCTGATTAAAGCTGTGGAAAAATTTGATTACCGCAAAGGCTTTAAATTCAGCACGTATGCGACCTGGTGGATCAGACAGGCCATTACACGTGCGATTGCCGACCAGGCCAGAACGATTCGTATCCCGGTTCATATGGTTGAAACGATTAACAAACTGATCCGGGTTAACAGACAGCTCCTGCAGGAACTGGGCCGCGATCCGACCCCGGATGAAACTGCTAAGGTCATGGAGATACCGGAAGAACGTGTTCGGGAGATTTTAAAGATCGCCCAGGAACCTGTTTCCTTGGAAACACCAATTGGGGAAGAGGAAGATTCCCACCTCGGAGATTTTATTCCCGATGAGGATGCACCGGCTCCCTCTGAAGCTGCGTCATTCATCCTGCTCAAGGAACAGCTCGAAGAGGTCCTTGAGACGCTCACCCCGAGAGAAGAAAAGGTCCTCAGACTGCGTTTCGGACTCGATGACGGACGTACCAGGACCTTGGAGGAAGTCGGCCAGGAATTCGGCGTAACCAGAGAAAGAATCAGGCAGATTGAGGCCAAGGCGCTGCGCAAGCTCCGCCATCCAAGCCGCAGCAAAAAACTGAAGGATTATTTAGACTAA
- the dnaG gene encoding DNA primase — MDHKISEDFIEEVRRQADIVEIISEHVVLKRTGKNYQGLCPFHSEKTPSFNVNPDRQMFYCFGCHTGGNVFSFLMKKEGLAFIEALKKVAGKYGMELPERELSPEETKNEAQRSRWREIHEWAARYYHDVLLHRPEGQAGLTYFEHRGIGSEVIRDFRLGFAPDRWDGLIRELADKGVAPEELAQFGLAVRRETSEQEISYYDRFRNRVIYTILDVKGAPIAFGGRVLDDSTPKYLNSPETKFFHKGRNLYGIHLASRGIREAGYSLLLEGYMDTIAAQRAGFTNAVASLGTALTKDQARLLKKYAGKIVIGYDSDKAGIQAALRAGEILLDEGLNIQVLLFEDAKDPDEFLKKHTVAEFRKKLENTITFIEFKYKMLIRDTPLRTIPDKAELIRKLAPDILKVPSIVEKEGYERYLSLELGLTLEAVQHEIDSLTKKTRGNRGNPEIFSQQQDISVKKRNTIEGTDIDSFQESYVHLGVFRAEQTILRIILENPNYKNQVADNLDQEFWRLQEHRYIFENFPENSLNLIDNDSWYEKVQRRLAEIYELSIDFDKADMLLKDCIALIKETKKKETIEDLQAKMILLEKSGDMAGALALLQEIGERLKRGEK; from the coding sequence ATGGATCATAAAATATCTGAGGATTTTATCGAAGAAGTACGCCGCCAAGCTGACATTGTTGAAATTATCTCTGAGCATGTGGTGCTGAAACGTACGGGCAAAAACTATCAAGGGCTTTGTCCGTTTCATTCTGAAAAGACTCCAAGTTTCAATGTAAATCCCGATCGTCAGATGTTCTACTGTTTTGGCTGCCACACCGGCGGAAATGTTTTTTCTTTCCTGATGAAAAAAGAAGGTTTAGCCTTCATCGAAGCTTTGAAGAAGGTAGCCGGGAAGTATGGGATGGAGCTGCCGGAAAGAGAGCTTTCTCCGGAGGAGACGAAGAACGAAGCACAGCGCAGCCGCTGGCGGGAGATTCATGAGTGGGCTGCCCGCTACTATCACGACGTGCTTCTGCATCGTCCCGAAGGACAGGCCGGACTGACTTACTTTGAACACAGAGGGATTGGATCTGAAGTCATCCGGGATTTCCGTCTTGGTTTTGCACCGGACAGGTGGGATGGCTTGATCAGGGAACTTGCGGACAAAGGAGTCGCACCGGAAGAACTGGCTCAATTCGGACTCGCTGTCCGCAGGGAAACCAGTGAGCAGGAAATCAGTTATTACGACAGGTTTCGTAACAGAGTGATTTATACCATCCTCGATGTCAAAGGCGCTCCAATTGCTTTTGGCGGACGGGTGCTCGATGATTCCACACCTAAATATCTGAATTCACCGGAAACAAAATTTTTTCATAAAGGACGTAATCTTTACGGCATTCATCTGGCTTCTCGGGGAATCAGGGAGGCAGGGTATTCTTTACTCCTTGAAGGGTATATGGATACAATTGCAGCGCAAAGAGCAGGCTTCACAAATGCGGTTGCCTCGCTCGGCACAGCCCTGACTAAGGATCAGGCCAGGCTGCTTAAAAAATACGCAGGCAAGATTGTAATCGGCTATGACTCGGATAAAGCAGGGATTCAGGCAGCTCTGCGGGCGGGTGAGATCCTTCTTGATGAAGGCCTGAACATTCAGGTACTGCTGTTCGAGGATGCCAAGGACCCCGACGAATTTCTGAAAAAGCACACCGTCGCTGAATTTCGCAAGAAACTCGAAAATACCATCACTTTTATCGAGTTTAAATATAAAATGCTGATCCGGGATACCCCCCTGCGGACCATACCGGATAAAGCAGAACTGATTAGAAAGCTTGCTCCCGATATTCTTAAAGTACCAAGCATAGTTGAGAAAGAAGGATATGAAAGATATTTAAGTCTGGAGCTCGGTCTCACGCTCGAAGCAGTTCAGCACGAGATCGATAGCCTGACGAAGAAAACCAGAGGAAATAGGGGCAATCCAGAAATTTTTTCGCAACAACAGGATATTTCTGTAAAAAAAAGAAATACTATAGAAGGGACGGACATTGACAGTTTTCAGGAATCTTATGTCCATTTAGGAGTTTTCCGGGCCGAACAGACCATTCTCAGAATCATCCTGGAGAATCCCAATTATAAAAATCAAGTAGCTGACAACCTGGATCAGGAATTTTGGAGGCTGCAGGAACATAGATATATCTTCGAGAATTTCCCGGAAAACAGTTTGAATCTTATCGATAATGATAGCTGGTACGAGAAGGTTCAAAGGCGTCTTGCCGAAATATATGAATTGTCCATTGATTTCGATAAAGCCGATATGCTCCTTAAGGACTGCATTGCTTTGATTAAGGAGACAAAGAAGAAAGAGACGATCGAAGATTTGCAGGCCAAAATGATTTTATTGGAAAAATCTGGAGATATGGCTGGGGCGCTTGCCCTGCTCCAGGAGATAGGAGAGCGGTTGAAACGTGGCGAAAAATAA
- a CDS encoding deoxyguanosinetriphosphate triphosphohydrolase codes for MSQSIRLRTEEHEFQRLSPLAAKSAEARRAREEVECSVRTRFQRDRDRILHSKPFRRLKHKTQVYIAPIGDHYRTRMTHSLEVAQICRTIGRGLSLNEDLIEAIALGHDVGHTPFGHVGEETLASLIGHFEHNEQSVRIYTVLTGNGEGLNLTEQVLDGILHHTGSGMPKTLEGQIVRIGDRIAYLCHDFDDALRAEILSVDDLPSTIRKGIGSSTSEMITTMVLDMIQASEGKDTICQSAEISAIMKEFRDFMFERVYYSSLLQEERSKSRLVLGILFDYYLHHSEILPEDYLKRTEGDLKQAITDYVAGLTDNYAISIFKHLFIPKE; via the coding sequence ATGTCCCAGTCAATCAGGTTAAGAACGGAGGAACATGAATTCCAGCGGCTCTCGCCCCTGGCAGCGAAAAGCGCCGAAGCAAGGAGAGCGAGAGAGGAAGTTGAATGCAGCGTTCGAACCAGGTTCCAACGAGACAGAGACAGAATTTTGCATAGCAAGCCTTTTCGTCGCCTGAAACACAAGACGCAGGTCTATATTGCTCCTATCGGAGATCACTATCGGACCAGGATGACCCACAGCCTGGAAGTCGCACAGATCTGCCGAACCATCGGCCGGGGGCTAAGCTTAAATGAAGATCTGATTGAGGCAATTGCCTTGGGTCATGATGTCGGTCATACACCTTTTGGACACGTCGGTGAAGAAACGCTGGCTTCCCTGATCGGCCATTTTGAACACAACGAACAGTCGGTCAGGATCTACACTGTCCTTACCGGAAACGGCGAGGGCCTGAACCTCACGGAGCAGGTCCTGGACGGAATTCTGCACCATACCGGTTCTGGAATGCCAAAAACCCTGGAAGGACAGATTGTAAGGATCGGAGACAGGATTGCCTATCTCTGCCACGATTTTGACGATGCTTTGCGGGCTGAGATTCTGTCCGTTGACGACCTTCCGTCCACGATTAGAAAAGGGATTGGCTCCAGTACCAGCGAAATGATCACGACCATGGTTCTCGATATGATTCAGGCTTCGGAAGGCAAGGACACGATTTGTCAGTCTGCAGAAATCTCCGCAATCATGAAAGAATTCCGTGACTTTATGTTTGAGAGAGTCTACTACAGCAGTTTACTGCAGGAGGAACGCAGCAAAAGCCGATTGGTTTTGGGAATTCTTTTCGATTATTACCTGCATCACTCGGAAATTCTGCCGGAAGATTATCTTAAACGGACAGAGGGAGATCTGAAACAAGCCATCACCGACTATGTTGCGGGTCTGACAGACAACTACGCCATCAGCATCTTCAAACATCTTTTTATTCCTAAAGAATAG
- the ppdK gene encoding pyruvate, phosphate dikinase, producing the protein MVDKKYVYLFREGSADMKNLLGGKGANLAEMTNIGLNVPQGFTITTEACLEYYDCGEQLPGGLWEQILPAIQDVEKASGKKFGDPENPLLVSVRSGARVSMPGMMDTILNLGLNEGTASGVSKATGNERFAFDCYRRFIQMFGDVVLGIASHKFENILEEVKEKQGVTFDSELSPESLKGLVVKFKALVKQETGVPFPDDPYEQLKEAITAVFKSWNNHRAIVYRKANGIPDSYGTAVNVQSMVFGNMGNDSGTGVAFTRNPSTGEKHLYGEYLMNAQGEDVVAGIRTPLSIDSLQNDNPEIYRQFSEIAKNLENHYKNMQDIEFTIEKGRLYILQTRNGKCTISAAIRIAVELCQEGLITKEEAVERIDPHQLEKLLHRRIDDAAKLDVVATGLPASPGAASGKIIFSADEAEKLGQAGEKVILVGTETTPDDIHGMLAAQGILTSRGGMTSHAAVVARHMGKPAVCGCDALKINLADKIFVIGDDAYPEGTEITIDGATGRVIRGTVPMKDPDLSGEFQKILEWADGIRKLQVMANADNPPDAAKAREFGAQGIGLCRTEHMFMDPARIPIVQKMILAQTLPEREAALAELLPMQEGDFYGILKAMHGLPVTIRLLDPPLHEFLPNGEELALEIQELKLTANLQDEKVQKEIKAKEVLLKKVRGLQEMNPMLGHRGCRLGISYPEIYAMQSRAIFKAAARLVKEGVDVRPHVKIPLVIHHKELEILRKQTEEIAQEIIKAEGVKINYQIGTMIEVPRAALTADEIAPFAEFFSFGTNDLTQTVLGFSRDDAEGKFLPDYLNQNILANNPFAVLDRDGVGKIMKICVDLGRKANPGIKIGICGEHGGDPSSIEFCQEINLDYVSCSPFRVPIARLGAAQAALKQKGFIK; encoded by the coding sequence ATGGTTGACAAAAAATATGTGTACTTGTTTCGTGAAGGCAGTGCCGACATGAAAAACCTTCTTGGAGGCAAGGGAGCAAACCTGGCTGAAATGACCAACATCGGACTGAATGTCCCGCAAGGCTTTACGATTACCACAGAAGCCTGCCTCGAATACTATGACTGCGGTGAGCAGCTGCCCGGAGGATTATGGGAACAGATCCTTCCCGCGATCCAGGATGTCGAGAAAGCAAGCGGCAAGAAATTTGGCGATCCCGAAAACCCACTTCTGGTTTCGGTCCGTTCCGGCGCGAGGGTTTCCATGCCCGGGATGATGGATACAATCCTGAACCTCGGTTTGAACGAAGGAACAGCCAGCGGCGTCAGCAAGGCAACAGGCAATGAGAGATTTGCTTTTGACTGCTACCGACGTTTTATCCAAATGTTTGGCGATGTCGTACTTGGAATCGCCAGTCACAAATTTGAGAATATCCTGGAAGAAGTCAAAGAAAAACAGGGTGTAACGTTCGATTCCGAGCTTTCTCCGGAAAGCCTGAAAGGACTTGTGGTTAAGTTTAAAGCGCTTGTTAAGCAGGAGACCGGCGTACCATTTCCTGATGATCCGTATGAACAACTTAAGGAAGCGATCACCGCCGTTTTCAAATCCTGGAATAACCACCGGGCGATCGTGTACAGGAAAGCCAACGGTATTCCGGACAGCTACGGCACCGCCGTCAACGTCCAGTCAATGGTATTCGGCAACATGGGTAATGACTCTGGTACGGGCGTGGCCTTTACCCGGAACCCGTCAACTGGGGAAAAACACTTGTATGGGGAATATTTGATGAATGCCCAGGGTGAGGACGTCGTTGCAGGTATCCGTACACCGCTTTCGATTGACAGCCTGCAAAATGACAATCCGGAAATTTACCGCCAGTTCAGCGAAATCGCCAAGAATCTGGAGAACCATTATAAAAACATGCAGGATATCGAATTCACGATTGAAAAAGGCAGACTCTACATACTCCAGACCCGTAACGGAAAATGTACGATTTCTGCTGCGATCCGCATTGCTGTCGAACTTTGTCAGGAAGGTCTCATCACCAAGGAAGAAGCAGTCGAGAGAATTGATCCGCATCAATTAGAAAAACTGCTGCACCGCAGAATCGACGATGCCGCCAAGCTCGACGTCGTAGCGACAGGACTGCCTGCCTCACCGGGAGCAGCTTCCGGCAAGATTATCTTCAGTGCGGACGAAGCTGAAAAGCTCGGCCAGGCCGGAGAAAAAGTCATTCTCGTTGGTACGGAAACCACCCCGGATGATATTCATGGCATGCTCGCAGCCCAAGGGATTCTGACCAGCAGGGGAGGCATGACCAGCCACGCTGCTGTTGTAGCCAGACATATGGGCAAACCTGCAGTCTGCGGCTGTGATGCTTTGAAAATCAACCTTGCCGACAAGATCTTCGTGATTGGCGATGATGCTTATCCCGAAGGTACCGAGATTACGATCGACGGCGCAACAGGACGGGTCATCAGAGGAACTGTCCCGATGAAGGATCCTGACTTAAGCGGTGAATTCCAAAAAATTCTGGAGTGGGCAGATGGAATCAGAAAGCTTCAGGTTATGGCTAACGCCGATAATCCGCCTGATGCCGCCAAAGCGAGAGAATTTGGTGCCCAGGGCATCGGACTTTGCCGGACGGAACACATGTTTATGGATCCTGCCCGTATCCCGATTGTCCAGAAGATGATTCTGGCCCAGACGCTTCCCGAAAGAGAAGCCGCCCTGGCTGAACTTCTGCCGATGCAGGAAGGCGATTTCTACGGCATCTTGAAGGCCATGCACGGACTGCCGGTGACGATTCGTCTGCTGGATCCGCCTCTCCATGAATTCCTGCCAAACGGTGAAGAACTTGCTCTCGAAATTCAGGAATTAAAACTCACGGCCAACCTGCAGGATGAAAAGGTCCAAAAGGAAATCAAGGCTAAAGAGGTTCTGCTGAAGAAAGTCCGCGGTCTCCAGGAGATGAATCCGATGCTCGGCCATCGCGGCTGCCGTCTTGGAATATCGTATCCGGAAATCTACGCGATGCAGTCCAGAGCTATTTTTAAAGCTGCAGCTAGACTCGTGAAAGAAGGAGTTGACGTGCGTCCGCATGTCAAGATCCCGCTCGTCATTCATCATAAAGAGCTCGAGATTCTGCGCAAGCAGACCGAGGAAATTGCCCAGGAAATCATCAAAGCCGAAGGCGTCAAGATCAACTACCAAATTGGAACGATGATTGAAGTGCCGAGAGCGGCGCTTACCGCAGACGAAATTGCACCGTTTGCCGAGTTCTTCTCGTTTGGAACTAACGACCTTACCCAGACCGTTTTAGGCTTTTCCCGTGACGACGCTGAAGGTAAATTCCTGCCCGACTATTTGAACCAAAATATCTTGGCCAATAACCCATTTGCAGTCTTAGATCGGGACGGCGTCGGTAAGATCATGAAGATCTGCGTCGATCTTGGACGTAAAGCAAATCCGGGCATCAAAATTGGAATCTGCGGCGAACACGGCGGAGATCCTTCCTCGATCGAATTCTGCCAGGAAATTAACCTGGACTATGTCTCCTGTTCACCCTTCCGCGTACCGATTGCCCGCTTAGGCGCTGCGCAGGCTGCATTGAAACAAAAAGGGTTTATTAAATAA
- a CDS encoding pyruvate, water dikinase regulatory protein, with translation MTDQIPVIYVISDALGETAEFVSRAAAAQFNGIKTKIRRVPYVQDEIHIDEILEEAVEEQAILVYTLVLTNLRLYIERRAREKNLITIDILSPLISALADKTGLDPKNIPNVTHRLDEQYFRKVEAVEFAVKYDDGKDPRGLLYADVVLIGVSRTSKTPLSMYLAHKGIKAANIPLVPEVTPPRELSEVPRNKVFGLILSPEKLNQIRSERLKTLGLGASADYANLNRIMEELDYAKQIMKKIGCVIIDTTNKAVEETASVILQKVTINGELRKDG, from the coding sequence GTGACCGATCAAATCCCGGTAATTTATGTGATTTCCGATGCGCTGGGAGAGACGGCAGAGTTTGTCAGCAGGGCGGCAGCAGCACAGTTTAACGGAATAAAGACAAAAATTCGCCGGGTGCCTTATGTCCAGGATGAAATCCATATTGACGAGATCCTGGAAGAAGCGGTTGAGGAACAGGCAATTCTCGTTTACACGCTGGTTCTGACAAACCTAAGGCTCTACATAGAACGAAGGGCCAGAGAAAAAAATTTAATAACCATCGATATTTTGAGTCCGCTGATTTCGGCATTGGCTGATAAAACCGGACTTGATCCCAAAAATATACCGAATGTTACGCATCGGCTGGATGAACAGTACTTTCGGAAGGTAGAGGCTGTGGAGTTTGCAGTTAAATATGACGATGGCAAGGACCCGCGAGGACTGCTATATGCTGATGTTGTCCTAATAGGTGTGTCCCGGACCTCGAAAACACCGCTAAGTATGTACCTTGCCCATAAAGGGATTAAGGCTGCGAATATACCGCTGGTGCCGGAAGTGACACCGCCCCGGGAACTGTCTGAAGTTCCCCGGAATAAAGTCTTCGGGCTGATCTTAAGCCCGGAAAAACTGAACCAAATACGCAGTGAACGGCTGAAAACGCTGGGACTGGGAGCATCCGCCGATTATGCCAATCTAAACAGGATTATGGAGGAGCTCGACTATGCCAAACAGATCATGAAAAAGATTGGCTGTGTAATCATAGATACCACCAATAAAGCGGTCGAAGAAACCGCAAGTGTGATCCTGCAGAAAGTAACAATAAACGGGGAGTTGAGAAAAGATGGTTGA
- a CDS encoding helix-turn-helix transcriptional regulator has protein sequence MQLSERQEKILELVKKSSPMTGEQIASQLNLNRATLRPDLTILTMAGVLEARPRVGYFYNGNTGPSPIAQRVRQLRVGDFKSIAAAVKESISIYDAVVSMFTNNVGSLIVINNERELKGMVSRKDILKASLGNMDLHGVPISVIMTRMPNIIMAASDESVLEAARKLVLHQIDTLPVVESYINEEGRESFEVVGRFTKTNVTNLFVELGQEKFPNTANLF, from the coding sequence ATGCAGCTTTCCGAGCGCCAGGAGAAGATCCTAGAACTTGTGAAAAAATCCAGCCCGATGACGGGAGAACAAATAGCCAGTCAACTGAATTTGAACAGGGCGACCTTAAGACCTGATCTGACCATCCTGACCATGGCGGGTGTATTGGAGGCACGTCCCCGAGTTGGCTATTTTTATAATGGAAATACGGGACCTTCACCTATCGCCCAAAGGGTGCGTCAGCTCAGAGTCGGTGATTTCAAATCAATTGCGGCTGCTGTCAAAGAGAGCATCTCGATTTACGATGCTGTCGTATCCATGTTCACGAACAACGTCGGTAGTCTGATCGTGATCAATAATGAACGTGAGCTTAAAGGAATGGTTTCCCGCAAGGATATTCTTAAGGCTTCACTTGGCAATATGGACCTGCATGGGGTGCCAATCAGTGTCATCATGACAAGGATGCCGAATATTATCATGGCCGCGTCCGATGAATCCGTACTTGAGGCTGCCAGAAAGCTGGTGCTGCACCAAATTGACACGCTTCCAGTCGTCGAAAGCTACATCAATGAGGAAGGTCGCGAAAGTTTCGAGGTAGTTGGCAGATTTACGAAGACCAATGTTACCAACTTGTTCGTAGAACTGGGCCAAGAAAAATTTCCAAATACCGCAAACCTATTTTAA